In one Nocardioides luteus genomic region, the following are encoded:
- the proB gene encoding glutamate 5-kinase — protein sequence MQREVVTGARRVVVKVGSSSLTTAAGGIDPARVSGLVDVLAKTRAAGQEVVLVSSGAIAAGLSPLGLAKRPRALAKQQAAASVGQGLLVHRYTDELARHGIIAGQVLLTVDDLNRRAHYRNADATLSKLLDLGVLPIVNENDTVATSEIRFGDNDRLAALVAHLVKADLLVLLSDVDALYDAPPSQPGSRRIDEVVSLADLAGVTIGKAGAAGVGTGGMVTKLEAARIAVDDGVPVVLTSAAQAEAALAGEAVGTLFHAVGKRRPARLLWLQHATEPVGSITIDAGAVAAISRRGASLLAAGVTGSSGAFHAGDPVDVVGPSGVAVARGLVNYDADEIPRLAGRSSGYLEANLGAAYAREVIHRDDLVVL from the coding sequence GTGCAGCGCGAGGTCGTGACCGGGGCACGCCGGGTCGTGGTCAAGGTCGGGTCGTCGTCGCTGACGACGGCCGCCGGGGGCATCGATCCGGCCCGGGTGAGCGGTCTGGTCGACGTGCTCGCCAAGACGCGGGCAGCCGGGCAGGAGGTCGTGCTGGTCTCCTCCGGGGCGATCGCGGCCGGGCTCTCGCCGCTGGGGCTGGCCAAGCGTCCGCGGGCGCTGGCCAAGCAGCAGGCAGCGGCGAGCGTAGGGCAGGGGCTGCTGGTGCACCGCTACACCGACGAGCTGGCGCGGCACGGCATCATCGCCGGCCAGGTGCTGCTCACGGTCGACGACCTGAACCGGCGCGCGCACTACCGCAACGCCGACGCGACGCTGTCGAAGCTGCTCGATTTGGGTGTGCTCCCGATCGTCAACGAGAACGACACCGTGGCCACCTCCGAGATCCGGTTCGGCGACAACGACCGGCTCGCGGCGCTGGTGGCCCACCTGGTCAAGGCCGACCTGCTGGTGCTGCTCAGCGACGTCGACGCGCTCTACGACGCCCCGCCGTCCCAGCCCGGCTCACGGCGGATCGACGAGGTCGTCTCGCTGGCCGACCTCGCCGGGGTGACGATCGGCAAGGCCGGTGCGGCGGGCGTGGGCACCGGAGGCATGGTGACCAAGCTCGAGGCTGCCCGGATCGCGGTCGACGACGGCGTCCCGGTCGTGCTGACCTCGGCCGCCCAGGCTGAAGCCGCGCTCGCGGGCGAGGCGGTCGGCACCCTGTTCCACGCCGTCGGCAAGCGGCGCCCGGCGCGGCTGCTGTGGCTCCAGCACGCCACCGAGCCGGTCGGCTCGATCACCATCGACGCCGGGGCGGTCGCGGCGATCAGTCGCCGCGGGGCCTCGCTGCTCGCCGCCGGAGTCACCGGCTCCTCGGGCGCGTTCCACGCCGGTGACCCGGTCGACGTGGTCGGCCCGTCCGGCGTGGCCGTCGCGCGTGGGCTGGTGAACTACGACGCCGACGAGATTCCGCGGCTGGCCGGACGCTCCTCCGGCTATCTCGAGGCCAACCTGGGGGCTGCGTACGCTCGGGAGGTCATCCACCGCGACGATCTGGTCGTGCTGTGA
- the obgE gene encoding GTPase ObgE, producing MAVPTFVDRVTLHVEAGRGGHGVASVHREKFKPLGGPDGGNGGPGGSIILRVDPDVTTLIDYHHSPKRKAPNGGQGAGDHKNGAHGEDMVLPVPDGTVVTDMRGNVLADLVGPGSELVVAEGGRGGLGNAALASSKRKAPGFALLGEPGESREIGLELKVVADIGLVGFPSAGKSSLIAAISRARPKIADYPFTTLVPNLGVVKGGEITFTVADVPGLIEGAADGRGLGHEFLRHIERCAALVHVIDTASIEPGRNPIDDLDVIENELSRHGGLEDRPRLVALNKVDVPDGREIAEMTIGEFEKRGLKVFEISAASGEGTQQLIYAMAELVAASRKEVPVVPPTRIVLRPEGVEGKNGFTVKVSKHGEYLVRGPQPERWVRQTDFENEEAVGYLADRLNRLGVEERLVELGAQEGDTVIIGDPANAVVFDFRPSIETGAEMLGRRGEDQRFYEERPAAARRREIDAGMETKAEYEARADVARRLRDGAGPVAYEIGGEDDPDSDWAEDDPGESSRSTSGN from the coding sequence ATGGCTGTACCCACCTTCGTCGACCGCGTCACCCTCCACGTCGAGGCCGGTCGCGGCGGACACGGGGTGGCGTCGGTGCACCGCGAGAAGTTCAAGCCGCTGGGCGGCCCCGACGGCGGCAACGGCGGCCCGGGCGGATCGATCATCCTTCGGGTCGACCCCGACGTGACCACGCTGATCGACTACCACCACAGTCCCAAGCGCAAGGCCCCCAACGGCGGCCAGGGTGCCGGTGACCACAAGAACGGCGCCCACGGCGAGGACATGGTGCTGCCCGTCCCCGACGGCACCGTCGTGACCGACATGCGCGGCAACGTGCTGGCCGACCTGGTCGGCCCCGGCTCCGAGCTGGTGGTGGCCGAGGGTGGCCGTGGCGGTCTCGGCAACGCCGCGCTGGCCTCCTCCAAGCGCAAGGCCCCCGGCTTCGCGCTCCTCGGTGAGCCTGGCGAGTCGCGGGAGATCGGCCTGGAGCTCAAGGTCGTCGCCGACATCGGCCTCGTCGGCTTCCCGAGCGCGGGCAAGTCCTCGCTGATCGCGGCCATCTCGCGGGCCCGGCCGAAGATCGCCGACTACCCGTTCACGACCCTGGTGCCGAACCTCGGAGTCGTCAAGGGCGGCGAGATCACCTTCACCGTCGCCGACGTGCCCGGCCTGATCGAGGGCGCCGCCGACGGCCGCGGCCTCGGCCATGAGTTCCTGCGCCACATCGAGCGCTGCGCCGCGCTGGTGCACGTGATCGACACCGCGAGCATCGAGCCGGGCCGCAACCCGATCGACGACCTCGACGTCATCGAGAACGAGCTCTCCCGCCACGGCGGCCTCGAGGACCGGCCCCGGCTGGTCGCGCTCAACAAGGTCGACGTCCCCGACGGCCGGGAGATCGCCGAGATGACGATCGGCGAGTTCGAGAAGCGCGGCCTGAAGGTCTTCGAGATCTCGGCCGCCTCGGGTGAGGGCACCCAGCAGCTGATCTATGCGATGGCCGAGCTGGTGGCCGCCTCCCGCAAGGAGGTCCCGGTGGTGCCGCCGACCCGGATCGTGCTGCGTCCCGAGGGCGTCGAGGGCAAGAACGGCTTCACCGTCAAGGTCTCGAAGCACGGCGAATACCTCGTCCGTGGCCCGCAGCCCGAGCGCTGGGTGCGGCAGACCGACTTCGAGAACGAGGAGGCCGTGGGCTACCTCGCCGACCGCCTCAACCGGCTCGGCGTCGAGGAGCGCCTGGTCGAGCTCGGGGCCCAGGAGGGCGACACCGTCATCATCGGCGACCCGGCCAACGCGGTCGTCTTCGACTTCCGCCCCTCGATCGAGACCGGTGCCGAGATGCTCGGCCGCCGGGGCGAGGACCAGCGGTTCTACGAGGAGCGGCCCGCCGCCGCCCGGCGGCGCGAGATCGACGCCGGGATGGAGACCAAGGCGGAGTACGAGGCCCGGGCCGACGTCGCCCGCCGGCTGCGTGACGGGGCCGGCCCCGTGGCGTACGAGATCGGTGGCGAGGACGACCCGGACAGCGACTGGGCCGAGGACGACCCGGGCGAGTCGTCCCGCTCGACCAGCGGAAACTGA
- a CDS encoding LLM class flavin-dependent oxidoreductase, with translation MRVGTVMWPIEDWPAMGERWAQAEQLGFETAWVYDHLAWRGHSPWEEAFTSMAAAAALTSTIRLGTLVTTPNFRTPIPTAAAIRSLDRISGGRITIGIGAGGDDHTSDGDVLGREFTPRERADRFAEWTRSVDRLLRESPVTIDGEHWQTREVTVSPGQVQQPRTPLWLAGNGPRGIRLTAEVGDGWIANPQGDDPKGFVAQRLEMLREACEKNGRDYDSMPKLSMSGFTDEPWTESADAFEDLAGSYAEIGITDIALHWPRAGTRWEVSWDTFEAIAARAAYV, from the coding sequence ATGCGAGTAGGAACAGTGATGTGGCCGATCGAGGACTGGCCGGCGATGGGCGAGCGCTGGGCGCAGGCCGAGCAGCTCGGGTTCGAGACGGCGTGGGTCTACGACCACCTGGCGTGGCGCGGGCACAGCCCGTGGGAGGAGGCGTTCACGTCGATGGCGGCCGCAGCCGCCCTCACCTCCACGATCCGGCTCGGGACGCTGGTGACCACCCCCAACTTCCGTACGCCGATCCCCACCGCCGCCGCGATCCGCAGCCTCGACCGCATCTCCGGCGGGCGCATCACGATCGGCATCGGCGCCGGCGGTGACGACCACACCTCCGACGGCGACGTGCTCGGGCGCGAGTTCACACCCCGCGAGCGCGCCGACCGGTTCGCGGAGTGGACGCGCAGCGTCGACCGGCTGCTGCGGGAGTCGCCGGTCACGATCGACGGCGAGCACTGGCAGACCCGCGAGGTCACGGTCTCCCCCGGTCAGGTGCAGCAGCCGCGTACGCCGCTGTGGCTGGCCGGCAACGGCCCGCGCGGGATCCGGCTCACCGCCGAGGTCGGCGACGGCTGGATCGCCAACCCGCAGGGCGACGACCCGAAGGGCTTCGTCGCCCAGCGGCTCGAGATGCTCCGCGAGGCGTGCGAGAAGAACGGTCGCGACTACGACAGCATGCCCAAGCTGTCCATGTCCGGCTTCACCGACGAGCCGTGGACCGAGTCGGCCGACGCGTTCGAGGACCTGGCCGGCTCCTACGCCGAGATCGGGATCACCGACATCGCGCTCCACTGGCCGCGCGCCGGGACCCGGTGGGAGGTCTCGTGGGACACCTTCGAGGCGATCGCGGCTCGCGCGGCGTACGTCTGA
- the rpmA gene encoding 50S ribosomal protein L27, which produces MAHKKGAASTKNGRDSNAQRLGVKRFGGQLVNAGEIIVRQRGTHFHPGTNVGRGGDDTLFALQSGAVEFGKRRGRRVINIVPGDA; this is translated from the coding sequence ATGGCACACAAGAAGGGTGCGGCAAGCACCAAGAACGGTCGCGACTCCAACGCTCAGCGCCTCGGCGTGAAGCGCTTCGGCGGCCAGCTCGTCAACGCCGGTGAGATCATCGTCCGCCAGCGCGGCACGCACTTCCACCCCGGCACCAACGTCGGTCGTGGCGGCGACGACACCCTCTTCGCCCTGCAGTCGGGCGCGGTCGAGTTCGGCAAGCGCCGCGGCCGCCGGGTGATCAACATCGTCCCGGGCGACGCCTGA
- the rplU gene encoding 50S ribosomal protein L21, translating into MYAIVKAGSKQQKVVVGDVIEIDRLDGEAGAAVTLPVVMLVDGENVTTTGLDKASVAAEIVGASKGPKIIIQKYKNKTGYKKRQGHRQKYTQVKVTAINA; encoded by the coding sequence GTGTACGCGATCGTGAAGGCTGGCAGCAAGCAGCAGAAGGTCGTTGTCGGCGACGTCATCGAGATCGACCGCCTCGACGGCGAGGCCGGTGCTGCGGTCACGCTGCCGGTCGTCATGCTCGTCGACGGTGAGAACGTCACCACGACCGGCCTCGACAAGGCTTCGGTTGCGGCTGAGATCGTCGGTGCCTCCAAGGGCCCGAAGATCATCATCCAGAAGTACAAGAACAAGACCGGCTACAAGAAGCGCCAGGGTCACCGTCAGAAGTACACCCAGGTCAAGGTCACCGCGATCAACGCCTGA
- a CDS encoding DeoR/GlpR family DNA-binding transcription regulator, with the protein MTSTEPSHASETRQEEILARARTTGRVSVTDLAPDLGVSVETIRRDLKVLADRGVVERVYGGAVALESGSFETSLEFRAGRDVDEKHRIARAALQHRHGAETIYIDEGTMPQFLAEELFGQGPATVITPSLPVATRLSADPELTVIVLGGRVRTITRGVVDQWATRMLNDLVIDLAYIGANGISREQGLTTQDPSVAAVKRTAIERSRRRIFFGAHTKFGASSLCRFAGVRDFELLITGIELPASEARRFAALGPRVVRA; encoded by the coding sequence ATGACGTCGACCGAACCGTCGCACGCGAGCGAGACCCGGCAGGAGGAGATCCTGGCGCGCGCACGTACGACCGGACGGGTCTCCGTCACCGACCTGGCGCCCGATCTCGGGGTGAGCGTCGAGACGATCCGGCGCGACCTCAAGGTCCTGGCCGACCGCGGCGTCGTGGAACGCGTCTACGGCGGCGCGGTCGCGCTGGAGAGCGGCAGCTTCGAGACCTCGCTCGAGTTCCGCGCCGGGCGCGATGTCGACGAGAAGCACCGGATCGCCCGCGCCGCCCTCCAGCACCGGCACGGTGCGGAGACGATCTACATCGACGAGGGCACGATGCCGCAGTTCCTGGCCGAGGAGCTCTTCGGCCAGGGGCCGGCGACGGTCATCACCCCCTCGCTCCCGGTGGCCACCCGGCTCTCGGCGGACCCCGAGCTCACCGTGATCGTCCTCGGCGGGCGCGTACGCACGATCACCCGCGGCGTCGTGGACCAGTGGGCGACCCGGATGCTGAACGACCTGGTGATCGACCTGGCCTACATCGGCGCCAACGGGATCTCCCGCGAGCAGGGTCTGACCACGCAGGACCCGTCGGTCGCCGCGGTCAAGCGCACCGCGATCGAACGCTCCCGGCGGCGGATCTTCTTCGGCGCACACACCAAGTTCGGGGCCTCCAGCCTGTGCCGCTTCGCGGGCGTACGCGACTTCGAGCTGCTCATCACCGGCATCGAGCTCCCGGCCTCCGAGGCCCGCCGGTTCGCGGCGCTCGGGCCCCGGGTCGTCCGCGCCTGA
- a CDS encoding ABC transporter substrate-binding protein — translation MLTACGTGGLGAGGTSAGEHSITVLMVNNPQMLELQELTAEHFTEKTGIEVNFVVKVEQDMRDTASTEFANQSGIYDVATLSNFEIPYYAQAGWISDMESIANDPEFDQDDILPPMTEALSANGKVYGQPFYGESSFLMYRKDLFEKHGIEMPAEPTWDQVADFAARIDEAEPDMRGICLRGLAGWGDNLASITTVVNTMGGTWFDEDWNAQVNKGGFKKAANFYVDLVREHGEAGAATFSFPQCLNAMQQGKVAMWYDATSGAGSLEAAESPVKGKVGYVAAPHDQTQNAGWLYTWAWAIQKASRHQEDAKEFVAWASSKEYEELVMADTEHDTGGPTNVPAGKRASTYENPEYLEVAGSFATPTMNAIKNAQADNPGVQKRPYNGIQFVGVPSFTDFGTECAKQLSSAISGSKTTDAALDRCQSLAQEYGEVQKEKQ, via the coding sequence ATGTTGACGGCATGCGGCACCGGCGGCCTGGGCGCCGGCGGGACGAGCGCGGGCGAGCACAGCATCACGGTGCTGATGGTCAACAACCCCCAGATGCTCGAGCTCCAGGAGCTCACCGCGGAGCACTTCACCGAGAAGACCGGGATCGAGGTGAACTTCGTGGTCAAGGTCGAGCAGGACATGCGCGACACCGCGAGCACCGAGTTCGCCAACCAGTCCGGCATCTATGACGTGGCGACGCTGTCCAACTTCGAGATCCCCTACTACGCCCAGGCCGGCTGGATCTCGGACATGGAGAGCATCGCGAACGACCCCGAGTTCGACCAGGACGACATCCTGCCGCCGATGACCGAGGCCCTCTCCGCCAACGGCAAGGTCTACGGCCAGCCGTTCTACGGCGAGTCCTCGTTCCTGATGTACCGCAAGGATCTCTTCGAGAAGCACGGCATCGAGATGCCGGCCGAGCCGACCTGGGACCAGGTCGCCGATTTCGCCGCCCGGATCGACGAGGCCGAGCCCGACATGCGTGGCATCTGCCTGCGCGGGCTGGCCGGCTGGGGCGACAACCTCGCCTCGATCACGACCGTGGTCAACACGATGGGCGGCACCTGGTTCGACGAGGACTGGAACGCCCAGGTCAACAAGGGCGGCTTCAAGAAGGCGGCCAACTTCTACGTCGACCTGGTCCGCGAGCACGGCGAGGCGGGTGCCGCGACCTTCAGCTTCCCGCAGTGCCTCAACGCCATGCAGCAGGGCAAGGTCGCGATGTGGTACGACGCCACCTCCGGCGCCGGGTCGCTGGAAGCGGCCGAGTCGCCGGTCAAGGGCAAGGTCGGCTACGTCGCCGCCCCGCACGACCAGACCCAGAACGCCGGCTGGCTCTACACCTGGGCCTGGGCGATCCAGAAGGCCTCGCGCCACCAGGAGGACGCCAAGGAGTTCGTCGCCTGGGCCTCGAGCAAGGAGTACGAGGAGCTCGTGATGGCCGACACCGAGCACGACACCGGCGGGCCGACCAACGTCCCCGCGGGCAAGCGGGCCTCGACCTATGAGAACCCCGAATACCTCGAGGTGGCCGGCTCTTTCGCCACCCCGACCATGAACGCGATCAAGAACGCCCAGGCCGACAACCCCGGCGTCCAGAAGCGGCCCTACAACGGCATCCAGTTCGTCGGGGTCCCGAGCTTCACCGACTTCGGCACCGAGTGCGCCAAGCAGCTCTCCAGCGCGATCTCGGGCTCGAAGACCACCGACGCGGCGCTCGACCGCTGTCAGTCGCTCGCCCAGGAGTACGGCGAAGTCCAGAAGGAGAAGCAGTGA
- a CDS encoding carbohydrate ABC transporter permease: MASVTAPLPTTVEPTATRPPAAYRKWGRESWKLRAPLLPALVFLIVVTQLPFVATLVMSFMSWSAQPDAPGRSFAGFDNFKTVFTTPAYRTAVLNTIEMTVVVVGVSALLALGIALLLNHAFIGRGFVRTMMIAPFLIVPIAAAVFWGNGILMTGFGLVDGVLGQLGVPGAQDIAFLTDHPKLAIEIELIWQWTPFMMLILLAGLQSQDPEVLEAASIDGCNGWQTFVHMTLPHVRRYLELSIVLGTIFIVQNFDSVLGMTGGLNSTNIPFAVYETFYSAKDYGVASALGVVVVIGSLIIATFALRVVSSLLTDEEAAR; the protein is encoded by the coding sequence ATGGCCTCCGTGACCGCACCTCTACCCACGACAGTGGAGCCGACGGCGACCCGGCCGCCCGCGGCGTACCGGAAATGGGGCCGGGAGTCGTGGAAGCTGCGCGCGCCGCTGCTGCCCGCGCTGGTCTTCCTGATCGTGGTGACCCAGCTGCCGTTCGTGGCGACGCTGGTGATGTCGTTCATGAGCTGGAGCGCCCAGCCCGACGCACCGGGGCGCAGCTTCGCCGGCTTCGACAACTTCAAGACCGTGTTCACGACGCCGGCCTACCGGACGGCGGTGCTCAACACGATCGAGATGACCGTGGTCGTCGTCGGGGTCAGCGCCCTGCTGGCCCTCGGGATCGCACTGCTGCTCAACCACGCGTTCATCGGCCGCGGCTTCGTGCGCACCATGATGATCGCACCGTTCCTGATCGTGCCGATCGCGGCCGCTGTCTTCTGGGGCAACGGCATCCTGATGACCGGGTTCGGCCTGGTCGACGGCGTGCTGGGGCAGCTCGGGGTTCCCGGCGCCCAGGACATCGCGTTCCTGACCGACCATCCCAAGCTCGCCATCGAGATCGAGCTGATCTGGCAGTGGACGCCGTTCATGATGCTGATCCTGCTCGCCGGCCTGCAGTCGCAGGATCCTGAGGTGCTGGAGGCGGCGAGCATCGACGGCTGCAACGGCTGGCAGACGTTCGTGCACATGACGCTCCCCCACGTACGCCGCTATCTCGAGCTCTCGATCGTGCTCGGCACGATCTTCATCGTCCAGAACTTCGACTCGGTCCTGGGCATGACCGGCGGGCTGAACTCCACCAACATCCCGTTCGCCGTGTACGAGACGTTCTACTCCGCCAAGGACTACGGGGTCGCCTCAGCGCTGGGTGTCGTCGTGGTCATCGGCTCCCTGATCATCGCGACCTTCGCGCTCCGCGTCGTGTCGTCCCTGCTGACCGACGAGGAGGCTGCCCGATGA
- a CDS encoding carbohydrate ABC transporter permease: protein MNTWNRQRVAKIAIPIAAWLVGIIFVIPILYMVLTSLHAPQDAQTYPPSWGAPLTLDNYSGLFTSANPITPALINSVITSVISTLLVLALAIPAAYSLSIRPVKKWSDAMFFFLSTKMLPMVAGILPIYLFTTQVIKMPDNVIILILLYTAMNLPIAVWMMRSFLAEVPPAIIEAASIDGASTFRILTRIVAPISMPGVAATSLICFIFAWNEQLYAKVLTSVAAQTGPVFVNTLIQTEHAYLAELAAGATLISLPVLIAGFAAQDKLVQGLSLGAVK from the coding sequence ATGAACACCTGGAACCGGCAACGGGTGGCGAAGATCGCCATCCCGATCGCAGCATGGCTGGTCGGCATCATCTTCGTGATCCCGATCCTCTACATGGTCCTGACCTCGCTGCACGCACCGCAGGACGCCCAGACCTACCCGCCCAGCTGGGGTGCCCCGCTGACGCTGGACAACTACAGCGGCCTGTTCACCTCGGCGAACCCGATCACCCCGGCGCTGATCAACTCGGTGATCACCAGCGTGATCTCGACGCTGCTCGTGCTCGCGCTGGCCATCCCCGCCGCGTACTCCCTCTCGATCCGGCCGGTGAAGAAGTGGTCGGACGCGATGTTCTTCTTCCTGTCGACGAAGATGCTGCCGATGGTCGCGGGGATCCTGCCGATCTACCTGTTCACGACCCAGGTGATCAAGATGCCCGACAACGTGATCATCCTGATCCTGCTCTACACCGCGATGAACCTGCCGATCGCGGTCTGGATGATGCGCTCGTTCCTGGCCGAGGTGCCGCCCGCGATCATCGAGGCCGCCTCGATCGACGGCGCCAGCACGTTCCGGATCCTGACCCGCATCGTCGCGCCCATCTCGATGCCGGGAGTCGCGGCCACGTCGCTGATCTGCTTCATCTTCGCCTGGAACGAGCAGCTCTACGCCAAGGTGCTGACCTCGGTCGCCGCGCAGACGGGTCCGGTCTTCGTGAACACGCTGATCCAGACCGAGCACGCCTACCTGGCCGAGCTGGCCGCCGGGGCGACGCTGATCTCCCTGCCCGTGCTCATCGCCGGCTTCGCCGCCCAGGACAAGCTGGTCCAGGGCCTCTCCCTCGGGGCGGTCAAATGA
- a CDS encoding mannitol dehydrogenase family protein yields MTYAPLTSARLGELSAAIAVPAYDRSAVTPGIVHLGVGGFHRAHQARYIDDLLASGITDWGIVGVGLMPQDVRMRDALAAQDHLYTLVERAPDGGVHGRVIGSIIDYLFAPDSPEAVLALLTDPRIRIVSLTITEGGYHVNQATGGFDASDPDIQADLEPGAVPSTAFGYVVEALARRRAAGVAPFTVMSCDNIAGNGDVARAMMSAFASLRDPDLGAWIASDVAFPSSMVDRITPATTDADLEEVGWRFGIEDAWPVVSEPFSQWVLEDHFPQGRPPFERAGVEMVPDVEPYELMKLRLLNASHQALCYLGYLSGYRYAHEVCADPLFVDFLLGYMTQEGTPTLPPVPGVDLDRYRRELISRFANPHIRDTLARLCAESSDRIPKWLVPVISAQLASGGSVRRSALVVASWARYAEGVDEQGAPIDIVDRRRAEVMARAIAQRDDPLAFLRDPDLFGDLVDYPEFTEPYAEALASLHAIGARKTLESWEG; encoded by the coding sequence ATGACCTACGCACCACTCACGTCAGCTCGGCTCGGCGAGCTGTCTGCGGCCATCGCCGTCCCCGCCTACGACCGCTCCGCCGTCACCCCCGGGATCGTGCATCTCGGGGTCGGCGGCTTCCACCGCGCCCACCAGGCGCGCTACATCGACGACCTGCTCGCCTCGGGCATCACCGACTGGGGCATCGTCGGGGTGGGGCTGATGCCCCAGGACGTACGCATGCGGGATGCTCTCGCCGCCCAGGACCATCTCTACACGCTCGTCGAGCGTGCCCCGGACGGCGGCGTGCACGGGCGGGTGATCGGCTCGATCATCGACTACCTCTTCGCCCCCGACTCCCCCGAGGCCGTGCTGGCGCTGCTCACCGACCCGCGGATCCGGATCGTGTCGCTCACCATCACCGAGGGCGGCTACCACGTCAATCAGGCGACCGGCGGCTTCGACGCCTCCGACCCCGATATCCAGGCGGACCTGGAGCCGGGGGCGGTGCCGTCGACGGCCTTCGGGTACGTCGTGGAGGCGCTGGCTCGCCGACGGGCCGCGGGCGTGGCTCCGTTCACGGTGATGTCGTGCGACAACATCGCCGGCAACGGCGACGTCGCCCGGGCGATGATGTCGGCGTTCGCGTCCCTGCGCGACCCGGACTTGGGAGCCTGGATCGCCTCCGACGTCGCCTTCCCGAGCTCGATGGTGGACCGGATCACCCCGGCCACCACGGACGCCGACCTCGAGGAGGTCGGCTGGCGCTTCGGGATCGAGGACGCCTGGCCGGTGGTCAGCGAGCCGTTCTCGCAGTGGGTGCTCGAGGACCACTTCCCGCAGGGACGGCCGCCGTTCGAGCGGGCCGGGGTCGAGATGGTGCCCGACGTCGAGCCCTACGAGCTGATGAAGCTGCGGCTCCTCAACGCCAGCCACCAGGCGCTGTGCTACCTCGGCTACCTCTCCGGCTACCGCTACGCCCACGAGGTCTGCGCCGACCCGCTCTTCGTCGACTTCCTGCTGGGCTACATGACCCAGGAGGGAACCCCGACGCTGCCGCCGGTGCCCGGGGTGGACCTGGACCGCTACCGGCGCGAGCTGATCTCCCGCTTCGCCAACCCCCACATCCGCGACACCCTCGCCCGGCTGTGCGCGGAGAGCTCCGACCGGATCCCGAAGTGGCTCGTACCCGTCATCTCGGCGCAGCTCGCCTCCGGAGGCTCGGTGCGCCGTTCGGCGCTCGTCGTCGCCTCCTGGGCCCGCTACGCCGAGGGCGTCGACGAGCAGGGCGCGCCGATCGACATCGTCGACCGGCGCCGGGCCGAGGTGATGGCGCGGGCGATCGCCCAGCGCGACGACCCGCTCGCCTTCCTCCGCGACCCCGACCTCTTCGGCGACCTCGTCGACTACCCCGAGTTCACCGAGCCGTACGCCGAGGCCCTGGCGTCCCTGCACGCCATCGGGGCACGCAAGACCCTCGAGAGCTGGGAGGGCTGA
- a CDS encoding winged helix DNA-binding domain-containing protein produces the protein MRMVTDRERRARLARRHGLAPDHRYADVAAATEAMTAWHATEAATVHLALHARVRDLRVEDVERALYEERSLVKQLAMRRTLFAFPRDLVAAAWGSASARVAAQEEKNLHKWLTAGGIVEDQDGWIEKAYAATLAALADGEPRTTTQLRELVPELDVRFRMGAPGKKWGGEFAIGRWVIGTLAAQGRLMRATNLGHWRLNKPAWTLTESWLDAMPVPLTPAEGYAELVRRWLWTFGPGTEADLVWWLGSTKSAVRAALAAVEAVEVGLEGGGTGWVLPDDPIATSPEPEIEPWAALLPTLDPTVMGWRERGFYLDAEDVAYLFDSNGNAGNTAWWDGRIVGAWAQDDDGRVHPIVRHDIGDAGRAALATEAARLTEWLDGVVIVNVYKSRQMKEATLP, from the coding sequence ATGAGAATGGTCACCGACCGCGAGCGGCGGGCGAGGCTGGCCCGGCGACACGGGCTCGCCCCCGACCACAGGTACGCCGACGTGGCCGCCGCGACGGAGGCGATGACCGCCTGGCACGCGACCGAGGCCGCGACCGTCCATCTCGCGCTGCACGCGCGGGTCCGCGACCTCCGGGTCGAGGACGTCGAGCGGGCGCTCTACGAGGAGCGGTCGCTGGTCAAGCAGCTGGCGATGCGGCGCACCCTCTTCGCCTTCCCGCGCGACCTGGTCGCGGCTGCGTGGGGGAGCGCGTCGGCCCGGGTCGCCGCCCAGGAGGAGAAGAACCTCCACAAGTGGCTGACCGCGGGCGGCATCGTCGAGGACCAGGACGGCTGGATCGAGAAGGCGTACGCAGCGACGCTCGCGGCGCTGGCCGACGGTGAGCCGCGGACCACGACGCAGCTGCGCGAGCTGGTCCCGGAGCTCGACGTCCGCTTCCGGATGGGCGCTCCCGGCAAGAAGTGGGGCGGCGAGTTCGCGATCGGGCGGTGGGTGATCGGCACCCTCGCCGCGCAGGGGCGGCTGATGCGGGCGACCAACCTCGGCCACTGGCGGCTGAACAAGCCGGCATGGACGCTCACCGAGTCGTGGCTCGATGCGATGCCGGTCCCGCTCACCCCGGCGGAGGGCTACGCCGAGCTCGTCCGCCGCTGGCTGTGGACGTTCGGTCCCGGCACCGAGGCCGACCTGGTCTGGTGGCTCGGGTCCACGAAGTCGGCGGTGCGAGCGGCGCTCGCCGCGGTGGAGGCCGTCGAGGTCGGGCTGGAGGGCGGCGGCACCGGCTGGGTGCTGCCGGACGACCCGATCGCCACTTCTCCCGAGCCCGAGATCGAGCCCTGGGCCGCGCTGCTGCCCACCCTCGACCCCACCGTCATGGGCTGGAGGGAACGCGGGTTCTATCTCGACGCGGAGGACGTGGCGTACCTCTTCGACTCCAACGGCAACGCCGGCAACACCGCCTGGTGGGACGGCCGGATCGTGGGCGCCTGGGCGCAGGACGACGACGGCCGGGTGCACCCGATCGTGCGCCACGACATCGGCGACGCCGGGCGGGCGGCGCTGGCGACCGAGGCCGCGCGGCTCACCGAGTGGCTCGACGGGGTCGTGATCGTGAACGTCTACAAGTCGCGCCAGATGAAAGAAGCGACCCTTCCCTGA